The sequence GAGACAGCTCAAGATGGCCCTCAAGTGGGGCGTCAGGATTGAACAGCAGGCTTTGGCAAACAAGTCCCTTGAGTTCGTCGCAAGGGAGTACCTGCCCGAAAAGATAAACAACGGTGATCTGTTGCCATGACGACGACTGAAGAGCTCGTCGCCCAGGTCAACAAGATACTTGACGACATAGGGATAGACCTGGGCGAGCTCTTCGAGGACTTCGACCCGGTTAGGTTAGCCTACACCCTCTCCCGTAACGCTTCCCTTTTGAACGATCTCCGGGAGGAGCTTGAGAGGCGCGTTGGGGAAACGGCTCCCTCCCTCCGCTTCATGGACAAGAAGAACCGCGATCCGCACCTCCAGTGGATCTACAGGAAGAAGCACAACAGGGCTTTGGCTTTGGAGAGGCTCCACTCCGCCATAACCGCCCACAAGATGGCCTTAGCTCTGCTCTCGGCCAACTACACCTTCAAGCTCGGCAGAAAGGAAATTCCAATAGATGCCATAACTAAGGAGAACATTGAAAAGGTCAAGGCCGTTGAAAAGCCCGTAAAGCTCGGAAGGCTCGAAATCCTACCCCACCTCGCTTACTCCGGAGACGTCCTCAGGCTGCTCTCAAAGGAGAGCATCGAGGTAAGAGAAGCTTTCAAGTTCATCAAGGGCAAGCTCCGCGAGAAGGGCACAATCAGGACGAAGAGCATAAGGATCGAGGTCGAGTACTTTGAGAACAACAGGCTGAAGAAGGCCCGCCTCGACCTCCCTGCCAATGCCGACATCGAAATGGAGCTTAGAAAGCGCTTTGGAAGGAGGTTCCGCTGGCGCGTGCTCACTTTCGTGAAGACGAAGGGAGTCCTGATAAACAACCACTACACGGTTGACAACCTCGCCCTCGCCTACGCGTCCCTCGACCCGGAGAAGGGCGCTGAGAAGCTTGGCCTCGACCTTTTCCGCTACTACTTCCTCACCTCCGAGACAGAGCGCGTGAGTCTAGGCCTCTACCCGGACATAAAGCTCTGTGTGGACTGCCACTACTCAATCTTCGACCTTCCCTTCAAAGGAGAGGCCGACTTTAGAACCGGCTACGGAAGTATGCTGATAATCCGGAAGTGTGAAATGGAAAGCCAGCTCTCCGGAAAGAGGGCGGATATTAGTATGATCCCCAATTACGTCCTTGGAGGAGTTCTTCTCTATGGCATCAGCAACTGGGACGAGAAAAAGGTCTCCGAGATTCTTGAGATCCCCCTCGAAAGCCTGGAGGAGGGACTGAGGAAGTTCGTTATATCCGGCCTCCACAAGGTAATCTTCACGGAGGATGAAATAAAGAAGTTTGAAAAGTTCATGCCTAAGAGCGACCGCGCGAGGGAGTTTTTGGCATTACTACAGGGGTGAGGAGATGAGGGTGGAGGTGAAGGCCCGAGACAACTCCGAGCTCATTAGAAAACTCCAAAAAATGCTTGGGCCCGAGGTAACAGAGGTGTACATAAACCTACGCCCCACCAAGGAGATAGTTGTTAGAATCCTTGAATATGCTCCCAACGTGCAGAAGATAAGCTGTCCCCCTAGCCTTTATCCGAAGGTTTCAAAGAAGATAATCGATGCCCTCTCCCAGATCGG is a genomic window of Thermococcus guaymasensis DSM 11113 containing:
- a CDS encoding DUF530 family protein produces the protein MTTTEELVAQVNKILDDIGIDLGELFEDFDPVRLAYTLSRNASLLNDLREELERRVGETAPSLRFMDKKNRDPHLQWIYRKKHNRALALERLHSAITAHKMALALLSANYTFKLGRKEIPIDAITKENIEKVKAVEKPVKLGRLEILPHLAYSGDVLRLLSKESIEVREAFKFIKGKLREKGTIRTKSIRIEVEYFENNRLKKARLDLPANADIEMELRKRFGRRFRWRVLTFVKTKGVLINNHYTVDNLALAYASLDPEKGAEKLGLDLFRYYFLTSETERVSLGLYPDIKLCVDCHYSIFDLPFKGEADFRTGYGSMLIIRKCEMESQLSGKRADISMIPNYVLGGVLLYGISNWDEKKVSEILEIPLESLEEGLRKFVISGLHKVIFTEDEIKKFEKFMPKSDRAREFLALLQG
- a CDS encoding DUF1699 family protein — encoded protein: MRVEVKARDNSELIRKLQKMLGPEVTEVYINLRPTKEIVVRILEYAPNVQKISCPPSLYPKVSKKIIDALSQIGVQLVPEGYPRGRPKKYDEKTVKLVREMADMGVPMREISERLGIPLRTVYYMVEKQVKKQS